Below is a window of Haloterrigena alkaliphila DNA.
CACCGACGCGGAGACCGACGAGCGAACGGCGTCGGCCCCCGACGCGGCGGCCGAGGACGGCGATCCCGACCCCGAGGCCTGACCGGCCCCGGCGACTCAGTCGCCCTTCCAGTCGCCCGGTTCGACACCGTGGATCTCGCCTTTCGCCTGCCGTCCCCCCGGCCAGAGGGCGATTGCGATCACGCACGCGAAGAACACGGCGAGCAATACCGCTACGGCCGTACCGGGAATCCCTGGCAGCTCGGCGGCCTCGGTCCACTGCTGTTCCGGCGTGAACAGCGTGACCTTGAACGCCCAGCCGACGCCGGCCACCGCGAAGAGGAGTCCGTACACGCGCCGTATCCGACGGGAGAGCGCCTCTCGGGTGGAGACCTTGAACGTTGGATTCCGGAGGTCGTCGCTCAGTTCCTCGCGCCAGGCCGGGTGTTCGACCCCGGTCGGCTCTAAGGCGTTCGCGAACACGTTCTCCTGGACGAAGCGGACGCGGGCGCGCCAGTGGTCGTAGAACTGGTACCGACGCACCTCGAAGAACAGGAAGATCGACAGGACGAAGATCCCGATTAGAAGCAGGAACGCGGGCATATTCCGACTCGAGAAGACGAGCGATAGCACGGCGGCGAGCAGCGTGATCGCCCAGTCGGTCGTCCGGTCGATCCGATCCTGCGCGCTGTTGGCCTGACTGACCTCGCCGCGGTAGAAGTGGGGCAGGACGTCGAGCAGGAATTCGGATTCGTTTGCGACCGCCGCGCCGATCTCCTGATCTTCGCGATCGAGCGGACCGTCTCGGCCGGTGCGTTCGTTCCGCCCGCTCTCGG
It encodes the following:
- a CDS encoding DUF2270 domain-containing protein, which translates into the protein MVDERDDAGATERDDRKRPHDDAAESGRNERTGRDGPLDREDQEIGAAVANESEFLLDVLPHFYRGEVSQANSAQDRIDRTTDWAITLLAAVLSLVFSSRNMPAFLLLIGIFVLSIFLFFEVRRYQFYDHWRARVRFVQENVFANALEPTGVEHPAWREELSDDLRNPTFKVSTREALSRRIRRVYGLLFAVAGVGWAFKVTLFTPEQQWTEAAELPGIPGTAVAVLLAVFFACVIAIALWPGGRQAKGEIHGVEPGDWKGD